From Myxococcus stipitatus, the proteins below share one genomic window:
- a CDS encoding peptidoglycan DD-metalloendopeptidase family protein — MRPNLPTLGEPPKRSPIGPVVAVSLILGGAAGGVWWWKQRLAGATQDTTAQAPVTATDPGVADAGTLAAQAAPVAPSAPSDPVKAAGLERASMRIEGPLETALVGAAGADVGPALAQVVTRTLVWWVEVPGEILRGDTLDVLYQRRTNEEPLVHAVRFTSAKLGKTLSAYRFQPSGESTARYYLASGDELELRLENSPLDDYEQVTSLLRDGRRHKGVDFRTPVGTPVKAPFSGVVKRKNWNWGSNGNCLELVESGGRGRRALFLHLDEVSKDIHAGTRFTTGQVIARSGNTGRSFAPHLHYQLMTQDDRVLDPFDQHRTHRRALASRFKTAFDDEVRRLDGLLGTPVAGK; from the coding sequence ATGCGGCCGAACCTTCCCACCCTCGGCGAACCCCCGAAGCGCAGCCCCATCGGGCCCGTGGTCGCCGTGTCACTCATCCTCGGTGGAGCCGCCGGGGGTGTGTGGTGGTGGAAGCAGCGGCTCGCCGGCGCCACCCAGGACACCACCGCCCAGGCCCCCGTCACCGCCACGGACCCGGGTGTCGCGGACGCGGGCACCCTCGCCGCCCAGGCGGCCCCGGTGGCCCCCTCGGCCCCATCGGACCCGGTGAAGGCCGCGGGCCTGGAGCGCGCGTCGATGCGCATCGAGGGCCCCCTGGAGACCGCGCTCGTCGGCGCGGCCGGGGCGGACGTGGGTCCCGCGCTCGCCCAGGTGGTGACGCGCACCCTCGTGTGGTGGGTGGAGGTGCCCGGGGAGATCCTCCGCGGCGACACGCTCGACGTGCTCTATCAGCGCCGGACCAACGAGGAGCCCCTGGTCCACGCCGTGCGCTTCACCAGCGCCAAGCTGGGCAAGACGCTCAGCGCCTACCGCTTTCAGCCGTCGGGAGAGAGCACCGCCCGCTACTACCTCGCGTCCGGGGACGAGCTGGAGCTGCGCCTGGAGAACTCCCCGCTGGACGACTACGAGCAGGTGACGTCCCTGCTGCGCGACGGCCGGCGTCATAAGGGCGTGGATTTCCGCACCCCGGTGGGGACCCCCGTCAAGGCGCCCTTCTCCGGCGTGGTGAAGCGCAAGAACTGGAACTGGGGCAGCAACGGCAACTGCCTGGAGCTGGTCGAGTCCGGCGGCCGGGGCCGGCGCGCCCTCTTCCTGCACCTGGACGAGGTGTCCAAGGACATCCACGCGGGGACGCGCTTCACCACGGGGCAGGTCATCGCGCGCAGCGGCAACACCGGCCGCTCCTTCGCGCCCCACCTGCACTACCAGCTCATGACCCAGGACGACCGCGTGCTGGACCCCTTCGACCAGCACCGGACCCACCGCCGCGCCCTCGCCAGCCGCTTCAAGACGGCCTTCGACGACGAGGTGCGCCGCCTGGACGGCCTGCTCGGCACCCCGGTGGCGGGGAAGTAA
- the rsmI gene encoding 16S rRNA (cytidine(1402)-2'-O)-methyltransferase: MAGTLYLVATPIGNLGDITSRALETLRSARFIACEDTRHSRVLLDHFGIGGKDLVSLPAFAEGQRAGRILDRIAEGEDCALVTDAGSPAISDPGEKLVAEALERGLSVVPVPGPTALVAALSASGLPTGRFHFLGFLPRKGPERRAMLEEVAMLSATLVLYESPRRLAETLPDLQEAWGERRACVARELTKLHEEFARGTLSELAARYAGEEARGEVVVLVEGRTGDRRWSEEELRRALEEGLSRGEKLKPLSTELARRAGWAGQEVYRLGLSLRR, encoded by the coding sequence ATGGCTGGAACGCTGTACCTGGTGGCCACGCCCATCGGGAACCTGGGAGACATCACCTCGCGAGCGCTGGAGACGCTGCGGTCGGCGCGCTTCATCGCCTGCGAGGACACGCGGCACTCGCGGGTGTTGCTGGACCACTTCGGCATCGGGGGAAAGGACCTGGTGAGCCTCCCCGCCTTCGCGGAAGGGCAACGGGCGGGGCGCATCCTCGACCGCATCGCGGAGGGAGAGGACTGCGCGCTCGTCACGGACGCGGGCAGCCCGGCGATCAGCGACCCCGGGGAGAAGCTGGTGGCGGAGGCCCTGGAGCGTGGCCTGTCAGTCGTTCCCGTGCCCGGCCCCACCGCCCTGGTCGCGGCGCTGAGCGCGTCGGGATTGCCGACGGGGCGCTTCCACTTCCTCGGCTTCCTGCCGCGCAAGGGGCCGGAGCGCAGGGCCATGCTGGAGGAGGTGGCGATGCTCTCCGCGACGCTGGTGCTCTACGAATCCCCGCGTCGGCTGGCGGAGACGCTGCCGGACCTCCAGGAGGCCTGGGGCGAGCGTCGCGCCTGCGTGGCACGCGAGCTGACGAAGCTGCACGAGGAGTTCGCGCGAGGCACGCTCTCCGAGCTCGCCGCGCGCTACGCGGGGGAGGAGGCCCGGGGCGAGGTGGTGGTGCTGGTCGAGGGGCGCACCGGGGATCGCCGCTGGTCCGAGGAGGAGCTCCGCCGCGCGCTGGAGGAGGGGCTGTCGCGGGGGGAGAAGCTCAAGCCCCTGAGCACCGAGCTCGCCCGTCGCGCGGGCTGGGCGGGCCAGGAGGTCTACCGGCTCGGGCTCTCGCTGAGGCGGTGA
- a CDS encoding YraN family protein: protein MGAVGRRAVGLEAEEVAARFLEARGWRIRARNWPCRYGELDVVAEREGIVCFVEVRMRSSAVWGDPAHTVSFAKQRRVVKAALHYLYAHELRGRMMRFDVISVVGRGTSAVVEHIPGAFDAGM from the coding sequence ATGGGGGCGGTCGGTCGGCGGGCGGTGGGGCTGGAGGCGGAGGAGGTGGCGGCGCGGTTCCTGGAGGCCCGGGGGTGGAGGATTCGCGCCCGGAACTGGCCGTGTCGCTACGGTGAGCTGGACGTGGTGGCGGAGCGGGAGGGCATCGTGTGCTTCGTCGAGGTGCGGATGCGCTCCTCGGCGGTGTGGGGAGATCCGGCGCACACGGTGTCGTTCGCCAAACAGCGTCGGGTGGTGAAGGCGGCGCTGCACTATCTCTACGCCCACGAGCTGCGCGGGCGGATGATGCGCTTCGATGTGATTTCGGTGGTGGGCCGCGGGACGAGCGCCGTCGTGGAGCACATCCCCGGCGCCTTCGACGCGGGCATGTGA
- a CDS encoding chromosome segregation protein SMC: MQFAEVAVQNVRGFSPAGRFALKAGYLVLKPPTAEVSPLTGVVLALFYADGRGGDASFVAPGAKSGKAAITFQGADGSTYRVLRELGGSGTLHRVNPATQQPELVSTDASETNQYLRGQVGLPPRTTFEQIYCLQVGQLPSRRPRKAAAKAADPKTSGKFPSLASASAVAPAEDIAAAESKVRALEAELVNAREVDGLQFQVDGLSSQIFEVDQRLKGTEGLKVAIAEAEAAWWAAPTPQTLGLPQDILQRVQRYPKAVARRDDALARLETEREAEAAAVPADVESLKDNQFFWIGIAAGVLFLGLGLGLGLGVHNSFRYLALLDIPAFGVSAFMALRYVDDLQKVSRRGSKEGRFGAREKKIHEEFEAEAAPVRMAQKALGVESLDEIPGALERKELLGARVVELQDQLHAVESDPEFAAAASQRQSLKEQLDALNLELTRKGSYVRDMREVERELSRVKESIALAKAPPPAAAPGPDGAPSVEPLEDPSPALLSQAADVFTTDILSVQGLLKERCVQYLTALTDRRYLGIEWDKEGKAVALAGGRRVPVGELPPKDLDLYYLALRMTVVEKASARSKRPFLLEDVFVGVDEVKLPLIARMLKHLGTLTQVLHVTAHPGFAQMSDGTVNV; the protein is encoded by the coding sequence ATGCAATTCGCTGAGGTCGCCGTCCAGAACGTGCGGGGGTTCTCTCCCGCGGGCCGCTTCGCGCTGAAGGCCGGGTATCTGGTCCTCAAGCCACCCACCGCCGAGGTCAGTCCGCTGACTGGCGTCGTCCTGGCCCTGTTCTACGCGGATGGGCGCGGAGGGGATGCCTCGTTCGTCGCGCCGGGCGCGAAGTCCGGCAAGGCGGCCATCACCTTCCAGGGGGCGGATGGGAGTACGTACCGGGTGCTGCGGGAGCTGGGCGGCTCCGGGACGCTCCACCGCGTGAATCCGGCGACGCAGCAGCCGGAGCTGGTGTCGACGGACGCTTCCGAGACGAACCAGTACCTGCGAGGCCAGGTGGGCCTGCCGCCGCGCACCACCTTCGAGCAGATCTACTGCCTCCAGGTCGGGCAGCTGCCGTCGCGCAGGCCGCGCAAGGCCGCGGCGAAGGCGGCGGATCCGAAGACGTCCGGGAAGTTCCCGTCACTGGCCAGCGCGTCCGCGGTGGCGCCCGCGGAGGATATCGCCGCGGCGGAGTCCAAGGTGCGGGCGCTCGAGGCAGAGCTGGTCAACGCGCGCGAGGTGGACGGGCTCCAGTTCCAGGTGGATGGGCTGTCCTCGCAGATCTTCGAGGTGGATCAGCGCCTGAAGGGGACCGAGGGTCTCAAGGTGGCCATCGCCGAAGCGGAGGCCGCGTGGTGGGCGGCGCCGACGCCGCAGACGCTCGGGCTGCCGCAAGACATCCTCCAGCGCGTCCAGCGCTATCCCAAGGCCGTGGCCAGGCGCGACGACGCCCTGGCCCGGTTGGAGACGGAGCGCGAGGCGGAGGCCGCGGCCGTTCCCGCCGACGTGGAGTCGTTGAAGGACAACCAGTTCTTCTGGATTGGCATCGCCGCGGGGGTGCTCTTCCTGGGCCTGGGGCTGGGCCTGGGGCTGGGCGTGCACAACTCCTTCCGCTACCTGGCGCTGCTGGACATCCCGGCCTTCGGCGTCTCCGCCTTCATGGCGCTGCGCTACGTGGACGACCTCCAGAAGGTGAGCCGGCGCGGCAGCAAGGAAGGCCGCTTCGGGGCGCGCGAGAAGAAGATCCACGAGGAGTTCGAGGCGGAGGCCGCGCCGGTGCGCATGGCCCAGAAGGCGCTCGGCGTGGAGAGTCTCGACGAGATTCCGGGCGCGCTGGAGCGCAAGGAGCTGCTGGGCGCTCGCGTCGTGGAGCTGCAGGACCAGCTGCATGCCGTCGAGTCGGATCCGGAGTTCGCGGCCGCGGCCTCGCAGCGTCAGTCGCTGAAGGAGCAGCTCGACGCGCTCAACCTGGAGCTGACGCGCAAGGGCTCCTACGTGCGCGACATGCGCGAGGTGGAGCGGGAGCTCTCCCGCGTGAAGGAGTCCATCGCGCTGGCCAAGGCGCCTCCTCCCGCCGCGGCCCCGGGCCCGGACGGGGCTCCCTCGGTGGAGCCCCTGGAGGATCCCTCGCCGGCGCTCCTGTCCCAGGCGGCCGACGTCTTCACCACGGACATCCTGAGCGTGCAGGGGCTGCTCAAGGAGCGCTGCGTCCAGTACCTCACCGCGCTCACGGACCGGCGCTACCTGGGCATCGAGTGGGACAAGGAGGGCAAGGCGGTGGCGCTCGCCGGAGGGCGGCGCGTGCCGGTGGGAGAGCTGCCTCCGAAGGACCTGGACCTCTACTACCTGGCGCTGCGCATGACGGTGGTGGAGAAGGCCAGCGCCCGGAGCAAGCGCCCCTTCCTCCTCGAGGACGTCTTCGTGGGCGTCGACGAGGTCAAGCTGCCGCTCATCGCCCGGATGCTCAAGCACCTGGGCACCCTGACGCAGGTGCTCCACGTCACCGCGCACCCCGGCTTCGCCCAGATGTCGGACGGCACGGTTAACGTGTAG
- the rplS gene encoding 50S ribosomal protein L19, translating to MRNSAIQHVEAKYLRQDVTSFRPGDSVRVHWKVKEGEKERVQAFEGVVIRKTSGSHRATFTVRKMSFGVGVERIFPLHSPRYEKIEVLSRGAVNRSRLFYLRDLKGKAARVDALEEVEKAPAKA from the coding sequence ATGCGTAACAGCGCCATTCAGCACGTCGAGGCCAAGTACCTGCGCCAGGACGTCACCTCGTTCCGTCCTGGTGACTCCGTGCGCGTCCACTGGAAGGTGAAGGAGGGCGAGAAGGAGCGCGTCCAGGCGTTCGAGGGCGTCGTCATCCGGAAGACCTCCGGCAGCCACCGGGCCACGTTCACCGTGCGCAAGATGTCCTTCGGCGTTGGCGTGGAGCGCATCTTCCCGCTGCACAGCCCCCGCTACGAGAAGATCGAGGTCCTCTCGCGTGGCGCGGTGAACCGCAGCCGCCTGTTCTACCTCCGCGACCTCAAGGGCAAGGCCGCCCGCGTGGACGCGCTCGAGGAAGTGGAGAAGGCCCCGGCCAAGGCCTGA